The proteins below come from a single Chelmon rostratus isolate fCheRos1 chromosome 12, fCheRos1.pri, whole genome shotgun sequence genomic window:
- the LOC121614668 gene encoding armadillo repeat-containing protein 1-like, translating to MSAEPDALAVVNQLRDLAADPMNRRAIVQDQGCLPGLILFLDHPNPQVVYSALLAIRYLAECRANREKLKGELGMMLSLQNVVQKSTTPGETKLLASEIYELLQASGGAESEPAEEAVSGRRKAQFFLGSSNKRAKTVILHIDGLDDSSRRSLCEEALLKIRGVISFTFQMTLKRCIVRIRSDLKAEALASAIASTQVMKAQQVVKAENGEEVLIPLAEDGSVVVEQNVDLPDYLPEDESPSQEPDKAVSRVGSGQDGTSWLGAATNFLSRSFYW from the exons ATGAGTGCGGAGCCGGACGCCCTGGCCGTGGTCAACCAGCTGAGGGACCTGGCCGCCGACCCCATGAACCGCAGGGCCATCGTCCAGGACCAGGGCTGCCTGCCGGGACTCATCCTGTTCCTGGACCACCCCAACCCTCAGGTCGTCTACTCCGCCCTCCTG GCGATCCGTTACCTGGCAGAATGTCGAGCCAACAGGGAGAAGCTGAAGGGGGAGCTGGGGATGATGCTGAGCCTCCAGAACGTCGTGCAGAA GTCGACCACTCCCGGAGAGACGAAGCTGCTGGCGTCCGAGATCTACGAGCTCCTGCAGGCGTCCGGCGGCGCCGAGTCTGAGCCGGCCGAGGAGGCCGTGAGCGGCCGTCGCAAAGCCCAGTTCTTCCTGGGCTCCAGCAACAAGAGAGCCAAGACCGTCATCCTCCACATCGACGGACTGGACGACTCG aGTCGGAGGAGTCTGTGTGAGGAGGCGCTGCTGAAGATCCGAGGAGTCATCAGCTTCACCTTCCAGATGACCCTGAAGAGATGCATCGTCCGGATCCGATCAGATCTGAAGGCCGAG gCTCTGGCGTCCGCGATCGCGTCCACACAGGTGATGAAGGCTCAGCAGGTGGTGAAAGCAGAAAACGGAGAGGAG GTTTTGATCCCGTTGGCGGAGGACGGTTCGGTGGTGGTGGAGCAGAACGTGGACCTGCCGGACTACCTGCCGGAGGATGAGAGTCCGTCTCAGGAGCCCGACAAGGCGGTGAGCCGGGTGGGATCTGGGCAGGACGGGACCAGCTGGCTGGGTGCCGCCACCAACTTCCTGTCCCGCTCCTTCTACTGGTGA